The Myxococcales bacterium genome includes a region encoding these proteins:
- a CDS encoding DUF882 domain-containing protein produces MNLITRRITPTATEFSGPSAHFTWREVACRDRERTLPTGKALENARKAAVMMEAIREAMGDNPITVNSWYRTPAYNMQVKGSSDSRHMLGMAVDFTVQSMAPEEVFMRLRVLRDAGQIGIGGLAGYKNFVHADIGERRNWKTGMSYNDDIVREGKA; encoded by the coding sequence ATGAATCTAATCACCCGGCGGATAACGCCAACGGCGACGGAATTTAGCGGTCCCAGTGCGCACTTCACCTGGCGGGAGGTCGCCTGTAGGGACCGGGAGCGGACGCTGCCCACCGGCAAGGCGCTGGAGAACGCGCGCAAGGCCGCGGTGATGATGGAAGCCATCCGCGAGGCGATGGGCGACAACCCTATCACGGTGAACAGTTGGTATCGCACCCCCGCCTACAACATGCAGGTGAAGGGCTCCAGCGACAGCCGGCACATGCTCGGCATGGCGGTGGACTTCACGGTGCAGTCGATGGCCCCGGAGGAAGTGTTTATGCGGCTGCGGGTGCTGCGAGATGCTGGGCAGATAGGTATCGGCGGGCTCGCCGGGTACAAGAATTTCGTACACGCCGACATCGGCGAGAGGCGCAACTGGAAGACCGGCATGTCCTACAACGACGACATCGTCCGCGAGGGGAAGGCATGA